The following proteins come from a genomic window of Heyndrickxia acidicola:
- a CDS encoding STAS domain-containing protein, which translates to MHRNQELYHFLLGKAEQLTEDWFNSLDKVNLGGVYSATDPEVIKTLKRQNYEFHLHLCKVFVEDEQSFFKDFEKWIYTVSRDSQHLNTPVHSIISEFMRVRTQYLDFIDQFAEMKKDVYEPERVRAWINVIIRAFDQVIIQTTEETYNYSTELLRAQQEMIYELSSPVIKLDNNRALLPLVGDIDTARAKLVLENTLEQCAEKGVTRLFIDLSGVVMVDTMVAHQIFQLIEALNLIGVKSTLSGIRPEIASTAVQLGLSFENISIESNLSRALTANRG; encoded by the coding sequence ATGCATAGAAACCAAGAGTTATACCATTTTTTATTAGGAAAAGCGGAGCAGCTTACGGAAGATTGGTTTAATTCCCTCGATAAGGTGAACCTTGGCGGAGTATACAGTGCAACAGATCCGGAGGTAATTAAAACACTGAAAAGGCAAAACTATGAATTTCATCTTCATCTTTGCAAGGTATTTGTTGAAGATGAGCAAAGCTTTTTTAAGGATTTTGAAAAATGGATTTACACGGTTTCCCGCGACAGCCAGCATTTAAATACGCCTGTTCATTCTATTATAAGTGAATTTATGAGAGTTAGGACACAGTATCTTGATTTTATCGACCAATTTGCAGAAATGAAAAAAGACGTCTATGAACCTGAGCGGGTAAGAGCTTGGATAAACGTTATCATTAGAGCCTTTGATCAGGTCATTATTCAAACAACGGAAGAAACCTACAATTATTCAACAGAACTGCTGAGAGCCCAGCAGGAAATGATTTATGAATTGAGCTCACCGGTTATCAAACTGGACAATAATAGAGCGCTGCTTCCTCTGGTGGGAGATATTGATACGGCACGTGCCAAGCTTGTGCTGGAAAATACACTGGAGCAATGTGCTGAAAAAGGAGTCACACGATTGTTTATTGATTTATCAGGTGTGGTGATGGTGGATACAATGGTGGCTCATCAAATTTTTCAGCTAATAGAAGCGCTGAACTTAATTGGTGTGAAATCTACTCTTTCCGGGATCAGGCCTGAAATTGCGTCAACGGCTGTTCAGCTGGGGCTGTCTTTTGAAAACATCTCCATCGAATCCAATTTATCACGTGCGTTAACTGCCAATAGGGGATAA
- a CDS encoding CBO0543 family protein: protein MSFYLDVQTATYTNIQETRQQLNDLLYARWLQHDLYSPAWWFLFASMVTPYFIWWKLVDKSHFFELFSYGLLSGTVAVVLDIVGVNLLWWGYPVKLFYFFTPLLPADLGIIPVSSMLLYQYCKSWYAFFLSVVIWASVFSFIVEPLFIHFGLFSMDHWKHIYSYMDFILFGMSIKLTFWLICEQVKKKIGKTL, encoded by the coding sequence GTGAGCTTTTATCTGGACGTGCAAACAGCTACCTATACCAATATACAAGAAACCCGGCAGCAGCTTAATGATCTGCTGTATGCCCGTTGGCTTCAGCACGATCTTTATTCACCTGCCTGGTGGTTTCTTTTCGCTTCAATGGTTACTCCCTATTTCATTTGGTGGAAGCTTGTGGATAAGAGCCATTTCTTTGAGCTGTTCTCTTATGGGCTGTTATCCGGAACTGTTGCGGTTGTTCTGGATATCGTGGGAGTTAATCTTTTATGGTGGGGGTACCCGGTAAAGCTATTTTATTTTTTCACCCCTCTGCTTCCAGCGGATCTTGGAATCATTCCGGTCTCATCCATGCTTTTGTATCAATATTGCAAATCCTGGTACGCCTTCTTTTTATCCGTTGTCATATGGGCTTCGGTTTTTTCATTCATTGTAGAACCTCTTTTCATCCACTTTGGGTTATTCTCAATGGATCATTGGAAACATATCTATTCGTACATGGATTTCATCCTTTTTGGCATGTCCATTAAGCTTACATTCTGGCTGATTTGTGAACAGGTTAAAAAGAAAATAGGTAAGACTTTATAA
- a CDS encoding ATP-binding protein, with translation MIKEILFQVIVIIFPLLFHHSYIKKKISNIFAQRFITAAVCSIVIVICMTYPVVIGKGGIYDLRSIPWMLSIMYGGGWVGIATTIVLCSFRYWLGGIGMYTVFIVYPLTAVFLLLTNNYFIRVNLVKKIQYGIAVSSFNIVAIICLSYVFIPDMSYQSLPFFIFLAFLTVLTLWCYIWIREYIDEHDRLHLEVQRTEKIHIVGQLAASVAHEVRNPLTTVKGFLQMLSQDSHLSSEHKYYVSISLEEINRANSIIQDYLSLAKTDVHIERLNIAEEILFIQKSVSFYAALHNVLLNFHHPAFKLFVKGNREKFRQVLLNLIKNSVEAIQQKGKGKINVRILKKDKQAVIEIEDDGIGMSPEELQRLGLPFYSTKESGTGLGTMVSYKIIESMHGEIKVISKKGKGTCFSILLPLEPGSE, from the coding sequence ATGATCAAGGAGATATTATTTCAAGTTATTGTTATTATTTTTCCATTACTTTTTCATCACTCTTATATTAAGAAAAAAATCAGCAATATCTTCGCTCAGCGTTTCATTACAGCTGCTGTCTGTTCAATTGTTATTGTCATTTGCATGACCTATCCGGTAGTTATAGGAAAAGGCGGAATTTACGATTTGCGGTCTATCCCTTGGATGCTTTCCATTATGTATGGAGGTGGCTGGGTAGGAATTGCGACAACCATTGTGTTGTGTTCCTTTCGTTATTGGCTCGGCGGTATCGGTATGTACACCGTTTTCATTGTCTATCCACTTACAGCCGTTTTTTTACTATTAACAAACAACTATTTTATTAGGGTAAATCTCGTCAAAAAAATTCAATACGGCATTGCCGTTTCCAGCTTTAATATAGTAGCAATCATTTGTTTAAGCTACGTCTTTATTCCCGATATGAGCTATCAAAGCCTGCCTTTCTTTATTTTCCTGGCTTTTCTCACGGTGCTTACCCTTTGGTGCTATATTTGGATCCGAGAATACATTGATGAACATGATCGTCTTCACCTTGAAGTTCAACGTACGGAAAAAATCCACATTGTTGGGCAGCTGGCGGCAAGCGTGGCACATGAAGTACGCAATCCGCTTACTACCGTAAAAGGGTTCCTGCAGATGCTCAGCCAGGACTCTCATTTATCGTCCGAGCATAAATATTATGTCTCCATCTCCTTAGAGGAAATCAACCGTGCTAATAGCATCATTCAGGATTATCTATCCCTGGCAAAGACAGATGTCCATATCGAGAGGCTGAATATCGCAGAAGAAATACTATTCATCCAGAAATCGGTCAGTTTTTATGCCGCTTTGCACAACGTTCTTCTTAACTTCCATCACCCCGCTTTTAAATTATTCGTAAAAGGCAATCGGGAAAAATTTCGACAGGTGCTGTTAAATCTTATTAAAAACAGTGTAGAAGCAATACAGCAAAAAGGAAAAGGCAAAATTAATGTACGGATATTGAAAAAAGACAAACAAGCTGTCATTGAGATTGAAGATGATGGGATTGGAATGAGCCCTGAGGAATTACAAAGGCTCGGACTGCCCTTTTATTCTACAAAAGAATCTGGAACGGGACTTGGCACAATGGTAAGCTATAAAATTATTGAGTCAATGCACGGGGAAATAAAGGTCATAAGCAAAAAAGGGAAAGGAACCTGCTTTTCCATTCTCCTTCCCCTTGAACCAGGCAGCGAGTAA
- a CDS encoding alpha/beta hydrolase — protein MEQQVMIEWQEKGLAATVHYPESLSNTSRFPLIIICHGFTGSRQGVHRLFVNAARRLAEKEYAVLRFDYSGCGESEGEYGRTYFDEFIQQTRQAIAFGRQLEYIDSANVILLGHSLGGAIALYTAVLDGNISRLILWSAVGNPFEDIVSIVGEKAYRSFQAEGKASLDYLGYSFTKDFFDSMIPYQPLLKASAYKGDVFIIHGTADDEIPSAYSEEYDKKFCSRQKGMCESYFIQGAGHTYSSCGEKEELVRHTLSWLFKTEKQNENAEIPN, from the coding sequence ATGGAACAGCAAGTTATGATTGAATGGCAGGAGAAGGGATTAGCAGCTACTGTCCATTATCCTGAGTCACTAAGCAATACAAGCCGTTTTCCGCTTATCATTATATGTCATGGCTTTACGGGGAGCAGGCAGGGGGTGCATCGCCTGTTTGTTAATGCGGCAAGAAGGCTTGCGGAGAAAGAGTATGCTGTACTTCGATTTGATTATTCAGGCTGTGGAGAAAGTGAAGGAGAGTATGGGCGCACGTATTTTGACGAGTTTATTCAGCAAACCCGGCAGGCCATAGCATTCGGAAGGCAGCTTGAGTACATTGACAGCGCGAATGTCATATTGCTTGGACATAGCCTGGGCGGCGCGATTGCCCTCTATACAGCAGTGTTGGATGGGAATATTAGCAGGCTGATTTTGTGGTCTGCAGTGGGAAACCCCTTTGAAGATATTGTCAGCATTGTTGGAGAAAAGGCATACAGAAGTTTTCAGGCAGAGGGTAAAGCTTCCCTGGATTATTTGGGGTACAGCTTTACAAAAGACTTTTTTGATTCCATGATACCCTATCAGCCTTTATTAAAGGCTTCAGCCTATAAAGGAGATGTTTTTATCATCCATGGGACAGCGGATGATGAAATCCCATCTGCTTACAGTGAAGAGTATGACAAGAAGTTTTGTTCACGACAAAAAGGAATGTGTGAAAGCTACTTCATACAAGGTGCAGGGCACACCTACTCCTCCTGCGGTGAGAAAGAGGAGCTGGTCCGCCATACGCTCTCTTGGCTTTTTAAAACGGAAAAGCAAAACGAAAATGCAGAGATCCCCAATTAA
- a CDS encoding YndM family protein produces MRHVTVLIIKFIACTIAFGIGLDLFFDADYVDILSFSLTVTVASYLLGELIVLKHFNSKAAAIADFLLAYMSVWIFGSILLTNYMQIAWGSIISAVIITGAEVLVHRYLTSTDSAYESSRTPAAGFNPGMAYITEFAEDEELPDKKDLKKDPKE; encoded by the coding sequence ATGAGACATGTAACTGTTTTAATCATTAAATTTATAGCGTGTACCATTGCGTTTGGAATCGGATTAGACTTGTTTTTTGATGCCGATTATGTAGATATTCTATCCTTTAGCTTGACTGTAACGGTAGCTTCCTATTTGCTTGGAGAGCTTATTGTACTAAAGCACTTCAACAGTAAAGCGGCAGCCATTGCCGATTTTCTTCTGGCCTATATGAGCGTTTGGATATTTGGAAGCATTTTACTGACCAATTACATGCAGATTGCATGGGGCAGCATTATTTCAGCAGTCATTATTACTGGAGCAGAAGTATTGGTTCACCGCTATCTTACCAGCACCGATTCAGCTTATGAATCCAGCCGGACCCCTGCCGCAGGTTTTAACCCGGGAATGGCCTATATCACTGAATTTGCGGAAGACGAGGAATTACCAGATAAGAAGGACCTTAAGAAGGATCCTAAAGAATAA
- a CDS encoding MDR family MFS transporter, which yields MKKINIRAFHPIVWALLLGTVFARGASYMAMPFLALHLSRSEGINPVLIGAIIGVGPLMGTIGGFFGGNLSDRYGRKVVMLSSIFVWTFVFLGFAFASSPLVFFLLNALNGICRSFFEPASQALMADVTEKDLRLRVFSMRYTAINIGAAAGPLLGAYFGMKSAGLTFEITSASYLMYGIAIAMLLSKYKVRNTASAKGRTAMKEAFQIIGRDKALRLFILGGILVNIGYSQNDSSLPQHLGQILKDGVVLYSVLLSVNAVSVVVLQIPLSRLVEKWKVLHVMVLGSAFFTAGYIGFGLSLGWAGFITSMLIVTIGEIFLFPSTSVFIDQIAPEALRGTYFGAAQFRSIGNSAGPLMGGFLLRSVHGHWLFCIMAFLVGASSFFFIAGNRLQSGQAVPGAALNESSVKG from the coding sequence ATGAAAAAAATAAATATAAGAGCATTTCATCCAATTGTTTGGGCCTTGCTTTTAGGAACGGTATTTGCACGGGGGGCAAGCTATATGGCTATGCCATTTTTGGCCCTGCACTTATCCCGTTCAGAAGGCATCAACCCTGTTTTGATAGGGGCTATTATTGGAGTAGGCCCTTTAATGGGAACGATTGGAGGTTTTTTTGGCGGCAACTTATCGGATCGATATGGAAGGAAGGTTGTCATGCTTTCATCCATTTTTGTATGGACGTTTGTCTTTCTTGGATTTGCTTTTGCAAGCAGTCCGCTTGTCTTCTTTCTATTAAATGCATTAAACGGAATATGCAGATCCTTTTTTGAACCGGCAAGCCAGGCTCTTATGGCAGATGTTACTGAAAAGGATTTGCGTCTGCGTGTATTTTCCATGCGATATACAGCCATTAATATTGGTGCGGCAGCCGGGCCGCTGCTTGGAGCCTATTTTGGAATGAAATCAGCAGGATTGACATTCGAGATTACCAGTGCATCTTATTTGATGTATGGAATAGCCATTGCCATGTTGCTTAGCAAATATAAAGTCAGAAACACCGCTTCAGCAAAAGGCAGAACAGCGATGAAAGAGGCTTTCCAAATTATCGGAAGGGATAAGGCTTTGCGCCTTTTCATCTTGGGGGGGATTTTGGTCAATATCGGATATTCTCAGAACGATTCTTCTCTTCCTCAGCACCTGGGCCAGATTTTAAAGGATGGAGTTGTGCTGTATTCTGTCCTTCTATCAGTTAATGCTGTGTCAGTTGTTGTACTGCAGATTCCTCTTAGCCGGCTCGTTGAAAAGTGGAAGGTGCTGCATGTGATGGTGCTGGGCAGTGCTTTTTTTACAGCAGGTTATATTGGATTTGGACTATCGCTTGGGTGGGCAGGCTTTATCACTTCCATGCTGATTGTCACGATCGGTGAGATATTTTTGTTCCCTTCGACAAGTGTGTTCATCGACCAAATTGCTCCAGAAGCGCTTAGAGGAACCTATTTCGGGGCTGCTCAATTCCGTTCTATCGGAAATTCAGCCGGACCGTTAATGGGAGGTTTTCTGCTTAGAAGTGTTCATGGACATTGGCTTTTTTGCATAATGGCTTTTCTGGTGGGGGCCAGCAGTTTTTTCTTTATAGCGGGCAATAGGCTTCAATCAGGCCAGGCTGTCCCTGGTGCAGCTTTAAACGAAAGCAGTGTGAAGGGGTAG
- a CDS encoding NADH-dependent flavin oxidoreductase: MKKELTALFEPLSLKSGVQLNNRVVMAPMTHFLSNDDGTISNDELRYYAHRAEGPGMIITACANVTPNGKAFPGQPGADRDETISGMRELVSTLKSHGAKAVLQIHHGGRACPPDLVPNHDVVAPSASTTEGGIEVRELSTDEVEGLIKAFGEATRRAIEAGFDGVEIHGANGYLIQQFFSAHTNKRNDRFGGSIENRLAFPLAIVDEVKKVVAEHAKSPFLVGYRLSPEEPEAEGITMEDTFGLLDALTEKNLDYIHISLMEFWSKPRRGTEDTRSRIEIILDRIAGRVPVIGVGSIYSAEDAAKAMTSGVPLLALARELIIEPHWVQKVKEGKEEEIQTVLHKDDQERLVIPNGLWNAIVNTPGWFPFADESQNR; encoded by the coding sequence ATGAAAAAAGAGCTAACTGCTTTATTTGAACCGCTTTCCTTAAAAAGCGGTGTACAACTAAACAACCGTGTCGTAATGGCCCCTATGACTCACTTCCTTTCCAATGATGATGGCACCATTTCCAATGATGAGTTGCGTTACTATGCACATCGGGCAGAAGGACCTGGCATGATCATTACAGCTTGTGCCAATGTAACACCAAACGGCAAAGCCTTTCCAGGACAACCGGGAGCGGATCGTGATGAGACCATCAGCGGAATGAGAGAACTAGTATCCACCCTCAAATCCCACGGTGCCAAAGCCGTACTTCAAATCCATCATGGCGGCCGTGCCTGCCCTCCTGACCTTGTTCCTAACCATGACGTAGTCGCACCAAGCGCATCCACTACAGAAGGCGGTATTGAAGTTCGCGAATTAAGCACTGATGAAGTGGAAGGTTTGATAAAGGCATTTGGCGAGGCAACCCGACGGGCAATCGAAGCCGGATTTGATGGTGTTGAAATCCATGGTGCCAATGGTTATCTGATTCAGCAGTTCTTCTCTGCCCATACAAATAAAAGAAATGACCGTTTTGGCGGAAGCATCGAAAACCGCTTAGCCTTCCCTTTAGCTATCGTGGATGAAGTGAAAAAGGTCGTTGCAGAGCATGCTAAGTCCCCATTCCTAGTTGGATATAGACTTTCTCCTGAAGAACCTGAAGCCGAAGGAATTACAATGGAGGATACATTTGGTCTTCTTGATGCTTTAACAGAAAAAAACCTTGATTATATTCATATTTCTCTAATGGAATTTTGGTCTAAGCCGCGCAGAGGGACAGAGGATACAAGAAGCCGTATTGAAATTATTTTAGACAGAATCGCCGGACGTGTACCCGTAATCGGTGTGGGGTCTATCTATTCTGCTGAGGATGCAGCGAAAGCTATGACTTCCGGCGTTCCTCTTCTGGCGCTTGCACGCGAACTGATCATTGAACCGCATTGGGTTCAGAAAGTCAAAGAAGGAAAAGAAGAGGAAATCCAAACAGTACTGCATAAAGATGACCAGGAACGACTTGTCATTCCAAACGGGCTGTGGAATGCCATTGTGAATACACCTGGATGGTTTCCCTTCGCAGATGAATCCCAAAACAGATAG